From Streptomyces sp. NBC_01460, a single genomic window includes:
- a CDS encoding DUF2975 domain-containing protein has product MGKLTVRALRAVLVVVLTGTVCVQASMAWALATDPEQGSLPLTPLRLVTILGMVSVQVALVCVWRLVTMVRRGTVFSHAAFRYVDTVIGAIVAASLVWFAVTALNAPGQREDPGVTVVMGGVGVAVLGVALLVLVMRTLLAQAVARDVEASQMRAELDEVI; this is encoded by the coding sequence GTGGGGAAGCTGACCGTGCGCGCGCTGCGCGCCGTTCTCGTGGTGGTGCTGACCGGCACCGTGTGCGTACAGGCGTCGATGGCGTGGGCGCTGGCCACCGACCCGGAGCAGGGGTCGCTCCCGCTGACCCCGCTGCGCCTGGTCACGATCCTGGGCATGGTGTCGGTCCAGGTCGCCCTGGTCTGCGTGTGGCGGCTGGTGACGATGGTGCGGCGCGGAACCGTGTTCTCCCACGCCGCCTTCCGGTACGTGGACACCGTGATCGGCGCGATCGTGGCGGCCTCTCTCGTGTGGTTCGCGGTCACGGCCCTGAACGCGCCGGGCCAACGGGAGGACCCGGGCGTCACCGTCGTCATGGGCGGGGTGGGCGTGGCCGTCCTGGGGGTCGCGCTCCTCGTGCTCGTCATGCGCACCCTGTTGGCCCAGGCGGTCGCCCGCGACGTCGAAGCGTCGCAGATGCGGGCCGAGTTGGACGAGGTGATCTGA
- a CDS encoding AraC family transcriptional regulator, producing the protein MGAVSRTVEETNRRMLRARDAMDRAYAQPLDVPALARIAHVSPAHFARTFRATFGETPHRYLQRRRVERAMFLLRESGHSVTDICYEVGFGSTGTFSRTFRDIVGRSPRTYRKEAAVADVPTCFTKAWTRPNA; encoded by the coding sequence ATGGGCGCCGTGAGCCGCACCGTGGAAGAGACCAACCGCCGTATGCTCCGGGCGCGGGACGCGATGGACCGTGCGTACGCCCAGCCCCTGGACGTCCCGGCCCTGGCCCGGATCGCCCACGTGTCCCCGGCACACTTCGCGCGCACCTTCCGGGCCACCTTCGGCGAGACACCTCACCGCTACCTGCAGCGCCGCCGTGTCGAGCGGGCGATGTTCCTGCTGCGGGAGAGCGGCCACAGCGTCACGGACATCTGCTACGAGGTCGGCTTCGGCAGCACCGGCACCTTCAGCCGTACGTTCCGCGACATCGTCGGCCGGTCGCCGAGGACCTACCGCAAGGAAGCGGCGGTCGCGGACGTCCCCACCTGCTTCACGAAGGCCTGGACGCGGCCGAACGCATGA
- a CDS encoding VOC family protein: MFNAITHSQIYVLDQDEALDFYVGKLGLEVNADVDMGFMRWLTVSVPGHPDRQVLLEKPGPPALSEETAEQVRELVTKGAMGAALILTTDDCRTTYETLKALGVEFTDEPTERPYGIDCGLRDPFGNHLRFTQLKG, translated from the coding sequence ATGTTCAACGCCATCACGCACTCACAGATCTACGTCCTCGACCAGGACGAGGCCCTCGACTTCTACGTCGGCAAGCTCGGCCTGGAGGTCAACGCCGATGTCGACATGGGCTTCATGCGCTGGCTCACCGTCAGCGTCCCCGGCCACCCCGACCGCCAGGTCCTGCTGGAGAAGCCGGGCCCTCCGGCCCTGTCCGAGGAGACGGCCGAGCAGGTCCGCGAGCTGGTGACGAAGGGCGCGATGGGCGCCGCCCTGATCCTCACCACGGACGACTGCCGCACGACGTACGAGACGCTGAAAGCCCTGGGCGTGGAGTTCACGGACGAGCCGACGGAGCGCCCGTACGGCATCGACTGCGGCCTGCGCGACCCCTTCGGCAACCATCTCCGGTTCACACAGCTGAAGGGCTGA
- a CDS encoding helix-turn-helix domain-containing protein — protein MPIAVDIDVMLARRKMSVGELADRVGITPANLAVLKNGRAKAVRFATLAALCEALECQPGDLLRWETEDAADG, from the coding sequence ATGCCGATCGCCGTCGACATCGACGTGATGCTGGCCAGGCGGAAGATGTCCGTGGGCGAGCTGGCGGACCGCGTGGGGATCACACCCGCCAACCTGGCGGTGCTCAAGAACGGCCGCGCCAAGGCGGTGCGCTTCGCGACGCTCGCCGCGCTCTGCGAAGCGCTCGAGTGCCAGCCTGGCGACCTGCTGCGGTGGGAGACCGAGGACGCCGCGGACGGATGA